The Lentimicrobiaceae bacterium genome has a window encoding:
- a CDS encoding OmpH family outer membrane protein: MKKVIIITIALLAGFLSAQAQKIAYVNTAYIMQNIPEYGDAQTQLENFSVQWQEEIEEKFSEIDNLYKRYQKEAVLLPEEMKQKRENEIINKEKEVKELQKKRFGKDGDLQKKREELITPIQEKIYTAIEAIAKEENYAIILDKAGNATIIYSNPKYDISEMILDHLGYTYK; encoded by the coding sequence ATGAAAAAAGTCATTATTATTACCATAGCTTTATTAGCAGGTTTTTTGTCGGCTCAGGCTCAAAAAATAGCTTACGTTAACACGGCATACATCATGCAAAACATTCCGGAGTACGGCGATGCACAAACTCAATTGGAAAATTTCTCGGTACAATGGCAAGAAGAAATTGAAGAAAAGTTTTCGGAAATCGACAATCTTTACAAAAGATACCAAAAAGAAGCGGTTTTGCTACCCGAAGAAATGAAGCAAAAAAGAGAAAATGAAATAATTAATAAGGAAAAGGAAGTAAAAGAATTGCAAAAAAAACGCTTCGGTAAAGATGGCGATTTACAAAAAAAACGCGAAGAACTTATTACCCCAATTCAGGAAAAAATATACACAGCCATTGAAGCAATTGCAAAGGAAGAAAACTACGCAATTATTTTAGATAAAGCCGGTAATGCAACTATTATCTACTCAAATCCAAAATACGATATCAGCGAAATGATACTCGACCATTTAGGTTATACGTACAAATAA